Proteins from a single region of Streptomyces spectabilis:
- a CDS encoding putative T7SS-secreted protein, whose protein sequence is MTRPTDWEPLHDGDPVPGDPYEVARLGKELRTMADEIDKQARNIKALSSVESWDSDAGRAFHEIADGTSGRLKRSFERYDEAAKALGTKVVEGDTESKEYASELYRAQKVADKALEKYREARSDQKTAVGDLDKYKGTVPSKDDIGDRTRLEKKRDEAMNVIRDCHGEIARAKTIRDDAASAAAKHIKNIIHHDGVRDPGGFMNWLADWADRFSNLSAIFAILAVICTFVPPLQVLAPVFAALSVVCSAAALAGHAYDMFKRGGKLNLLKLGLDVLGVMPGLGALKGFSALKGLKGLSKLRGVRFSGLGALKGVGFKFNNGIAVSLTNMILNKAKLPVIAGEKITAGIKAGGFGGALYKIFTGKDGARTGDPGDPVKPANVPRPSPRPAPTPSPTPFRTAMAQ, encoded by the coding sequence GTGACGCGCCCGACCGACTGGGAGCCGCTGCACGACGGCGACCCCGTTCCCGGTGACCCGTACGAGGTCGCGCGGCTCGGCAAGGAGCTGCGCACCATGGCCGACGAGATCGACAAGCAGGCCAGGAACATCAAGGCCCTGTCGTCGGTGGAGAGCTGGGACAGCGACGCGGGCCGCGCCTTCCACGAGATCGCGGACGGCACGTCGGGCCGCCTCAAGCGCTCCTTCGAGCGGTACGACGAGGCCGCCAAGGCCCTGGGCACGAAGGTCGTCGAGGGCGACACCGAGTCCAAGGAGTACGCCAGCGAGCTGTACCGCGCGCAGAAGGTGGCCGACAAGGCGCTGGAGAAGTACCGCGAGGCGCGCTCCGACCAGAAGACCGCGGTCGGCGACCTGGACAAGTACAAGGGCACCGTGCCGAGCAAGGACGACATCGGGGACCGCACGCGCCTGGAGAAGAAGCGCGACGAGGCGATGAACGTCATCCGCGACTGCCACGGCGAGATCGCGCGCGCGAAGACCATCCGCGACGACGCCGCGAGCGCGGCGGCGAAGCACATCAAGAACATCATCCACCACGACGGCGTCCGTGACCCGGGCGGCTTCATGAACTGGCTCGCCGATTGGGCCGACCGGTTCTCGAACCTGTCCGCGATCTTCGCGATCCTGGCGGTGATCTGTACGTTCGTACCGCCGCTCCAAGTGCTCGCCCCGGTCTTCGCCGCCCTGTCCGTGGTGTGCAGCGCGGCGGCGCTCGCGGGGCACGCGTACGACATGTTCAAGCGCGGCGGGAAGCTCAACCTCCTCAAGCTGGGCCTGGACGTGCTCGGCGTCATGCCGGGCCTCGGCGCCCTGAAGGGGTTCAGCGCGCTCAAGGGCCTGAAGGGCCTGTCGAAGCTGCGCGGCGTCCGCTTCAGCGGCCTCGGCGCGCTCAAGGGGGTCGGGTTCAAGTTCAACAACGGCATCGCCGTGAGCCTCACCAACATGATCCTCAACAAGGCGAAGCTGCCGGTCATCGCGGGCGAGAAGATCACCGCCGGGATCAAGGCGGGCGGCTTCGGCGGCGCCCTGTACAAGATCTTCACCGGCAAGGACGGCGCGCGCACCGGCGACCCGGGCGACCCGGTGAAGCCGGCGAACGTGCCGCGGCCCTCGCCGCGCCCCGCGCCCACGCCGTCGCCGACCCCGTTCCGCACCGCGATGGCGCAGTAG
- a CDS encoding enoyl-CoA hydratase/isomerase family protein: MPGRRPAFPHIGWDPTPGDVQDTRDLAKKLGGLADELGASVRELERISCGAWKGEAARAFVRYVGEDVAPLIRKSHESFGKASRALHRWAGELQDFQDEADRLEKSAGEKLEARGEAKAGSKEMAEASGDVTHVTGQVHDLENRYARAAHAITEELDKAGDIAPDEPGFWDKLTKGIADAWDATGKWLKDHADTIKLIGDLLSDLSGVLGMLAIITAPFEPVGAIFATAAVLTSGLALVTHITAKAAGADVNWLSIGFDALGTIPGVSAFTKGVKVASRAQATARATQLGSGFQSAGTIGRNVVGMGDNVIGGMTRTVRGRRITIGGHKLGGVIKTEGGLMNRMNLLTEQTIRGGQLVGTKGIPGLRNIDSMSNLGRGIDAGIKIGLKAVPISLHTQELMNPGDRLEESAKAH; encoded by the coding sequence GTGCCCGGCAGACGCCCCGCCTTCCCGCACATCGGCTGGGACCCGACGCCCGGGGACGTCCAGGACACCCGGGACCTCGCCAAGAAGCTGGGCGGACTCGCGGACGAACTGGGCGCGTCCGTGCGGGAGCTGGAGCGGATCTCGTGCGGGGCCTGGAAGGGCGAGGCCGCGCGCGCGTTCGTCCGCTACGTCGGTGAGGACGTGGCCCCGCTCATCCGCAAGAGCCACGAGTCCTTCGGCAAGGCCTCCCGGGCGCTGCACCGCTGGGCCGGGGAGCTCCAGGACTTCCAGGACGAGGCCGACCGCCTGGAGAAGTCCGCCGGGGAGAAGCTCGAGGCGCGGGGCGAGGCGAAGGCGGGCAGCAAGGAGATGGCCGAGGCCTCCGGCGACGTCACCCACGTCACCGGCCAGGTCCACGACCTGGAGAACCGCTACGCGCGCGCCGCCCACGCCATCACCGAGGAACTCGACAAGGCGGGCGACATAGCCCCCGACGAGCCGGGCTTCTGGGACAAGCTCACCAAGGGGATCGCGGACGCGTGGGACGCCACGGGGAAGTGGCTGAAGGACCACGCGGACACCATCAAGCTGATCGGGGACCTGCTGAGCGACCTCAGCGGGGTGCTGGGCATGCTCGCGATCATCACCGCGCCCTTCGAGCCCGTGGGTGCCATCTTCGCGACCGCCGCGGTGCTGACGAGCGGGCTCGCGCTGGTCACCCACATCACGGCCAAGGCCGCGGGCGCCGACGTGAACTGGCTGTCCATCGGGTTCGACGCCTTGGGAACGATCCCCGGAGTCAGCGCCTTCACCAAGGGCGTCAAGGTGGCGAGCCGCGCGCAGGCGACGGCGCGCGCCACACAGCTCGGCAGCGGCTTCCAGAGCGCGGGGACCATCGGGCGAAACGTCGTGGGTATGGGTGACAACGTCATCGGCGGCATGACGCGCACCGTCCGGGGCCGCCGGATCACGATCGGCGGCCACAAGCTCGGGGGCGTGATCAAGACCGAAGGCGGTCTCATGAACCGCATGAACCTGCTCACCGAGCAGACGATCCGTGGCGGGCAGCTGGTCGGCACCAAGGGAATTCCCGGCCTGCGGAACATCGACTCCATGAGCAACTTGGGCCGGGGCATCGACGCCGGGATCAAGATCGGCCTGAAGGCGGTCCCCATCTCCCTTCACACTCAAGAGCTGATGAACCCCGGGGACCGGCTCGAGGAATCAGCGAAGGCACACTGA
- a CDS encoding AAA family ATPase has translation MLLWLNGPFGGGKTQTAYEIRRRLPGSVVCDPEHVGFGLHRMLPPSLRGDFQDLPVWRQAVYEMLDLALTTYEGPGGRPGTVIVPMTVVEPAYFQETVGRLRERGHDVRHFALLADRRTVLERLSERGLGSALKAVAGRDAALRRESFAVRKLDLCLERLSGPEFAEQVWTDTVPVAGVADHVARSAGLTLLPNTDGPVRGRARRALTSLKHLRFD, from the coding sequence ATGCTTCTCTGGCTCAACGGCCCCTTCGGCGGCGGCAAGACGCAGACCGCGTACGAGATCCGGCGACGCCTTCCCGGCAGCGTGGTGTGCGATCCCGAACACGTCGGGTTCGGCCTCCACCGGATGCTGCCGCCGTCCCTGCGCGGGGACTTCCAGGACCTGCCGGTGTGGCGGCAGGCGGTGTACGAGATGCTCGATCTGGCCCTGACGACGTACGAGGGACCGGGCGGCAGGCCCGGCACGGTGATCGTGCCGATGACCGTCGTGGAGCCCGCGTACTTCCAGGAGACCGTCGGCAGGCTCCGCGAACGGGGCCACGACGTACGGCACTTCGCGCTCCTCGCCGACCGGCGCACCGTCCTGGAGCGGCTGAGCGAGCGCGGCCTGGGATCCGCCCTGAAGGCCGTCGCGGGCAGGGACGCCGCGCTGCGGCGCGAGTCCTTCGCCGTGCGGAAGCTCGACCTGTGTCTGGAGCGGCTGAGCGGCCCCGAGTTCGCCGAGCAGGTGTGGACGGACACCGTGCCCGTGGCGGGGGTCGCCGACCACGTCGCGCGGTCGGCGGGACTGACCTTGCTGCCGAACACGGACGGGCCGGTACGCGGGCGGGCGCGGCGGGCCCTGACCAGCCTCAAGCACCTGCGGTTCGACTGA
- a CDS encoding DinB family protein: MLSAFLDYQRETLVLKCSGLTPDRLRRWAVPPSSLSLLGLVRHLAEVERGWFQCVFLGEPDKPHWPGPGGDGDAQWDVDAADPDEAFRVWRTECDRSRATVAAATSLEVTGERDGTAYSLRHILIHMIEEYARHNGQADLLRERIDGVTGE, from the coding sequence ATGCTCAGTGCCTTCCTCGACTACCAGCGCGAGACCCTCGTTCTCAAGTGCTCGGGCCTGACCCCGGACCGGCTCCGGCGGTGGGCCGTTCCCCCCTCCTCGTTGAGCCTGCTCGGCCTGGTGCGGCACCTCGCAGAGGTCGAGCGCGGCTGGTTCCAGTGCGTGTTCCTGGGGGAGCCGGACAAGCCGCACTGGCCGGGCCCCGGGGGTGACGGCGACGCGCAGTGGGACGTCGACGCCGCCGATCCCGACGAGGCGTTCCGCGTGTGGCGCACGGAGTGCGACCGCTCCCGGGCGACGGTGGCGGCCGCGACGTCCCTGGAGGTCACAGGCGAGCGCGACGGCACCGCGTACTCGCTGCGGCACATCCTCATCCACATGATCGAGGAGTACGCCCGGCACAACGGCCAGGCCGATCTGCTGCGCGAGCGGATCGACGGGGTCACGGGGGAGTAG
- a CDS encoding S1 family peptidase: MRLSFPSRTNPSRTKRAAAAGFAGAAALAVIATGAPAAHAIVGGTEVSNDAYPFMVAVLDKGPGSVKDRQFCGGSLVAPDTVMTAAHCLVDDNRKPVKPKSIQTAVGRTVLSNSKQGQIRNVAKDGILVHPRYLQGKDAYDVAFIQLSKPVRGISAVKLPTQGTDSLLRPGQKATVAGWGNTDTELTHQPDRLRQVRVPILSHAECKTSYGEYDTKLNFCAGVEGKDSCQGDSGGPVFRKVPGREAPILIGVVSYGEGCGDQGAPGVYASTSSAKLWKTLDDTAQAKRVKRVLKRG, translated from the coding sequence ATGAGACTTTCCTTTCCCTCCCGTACGAATCCCTCCCGTACGAAGCGCGCCGCGGCCGCCGGGTTCGCCGGCGCGGCCGCCCTCGCGGTGATCGCCACCGGCGCCCCCGCCGCCCACGCCATCGTCGGCGGCACCGAGGTCTCCAACGACGCGTACCCGTTCATGGTCGCCGTCCTGGACAAGGGCCCCGGCAGCGTCAAGGACCGCCAGTTCTGCGGCGGCAGCCTGGTGGCGCCGGACACCGTGATGACGGCCGCGCACTGCCTGGTCGACGACAACCGCAAGCCGGTCAAGCCGAAGAGCATCCAGACGGCCGTCGGCCGCACCGTCCTGTCCAACTCCAAGCAGGGCCAGATACGCAACGTCGCCAAGGACGGCATCCTCGTCCACCCCCGCTACCTCCAGGGCAAGGACGCCTACGACGTGGCGTTCATCCAGCTGAGCAAGCCGGTGCGGGGCATCAGCGCCGTCAAGCTCCCCACCCAGGGCACCGACTCCCTGCTGCGCCCCGGCCAGAAGGCCACCGTGGCGGGCTGGGGCAACACGGACACCGAGCTGACGCACCAGCCGGACCGCCTGCGCCAGGTGCGCGTGCCGATCCTGTCGCACGCCGAGTGCAAGACGAGCTACGGCGAGTACGACACCAAGCTCAACTTCTGCGCCGGGGTCGAGGGCAAGGACTCCTGCCAGGGCGACAGCGGCGGCCCCGTCTTCCGCAAGGTCCCCGGCCGCGAGGCCCCCATCCTCATCGGCGTGGTCTCGTACGGCGAGGGCTGCGGCGACCAGGGCGCCCCCGGCGTCTACGCGTCGACGAGCTCGGCGAAGCTGTGGAAGACGCTGGACGACACGGCGCAGGCCAAGCGCGTGAAGCGCGTCCTGAAGCGCGGCTGA
- a CDS encoding CpaF family protein codes for MSAVDHQLVKRFRQDAGDRIAEQRRLDQVSGVTPMSNEDERQYARAVIAQILEEYARTEINSGRTPLDAETEEQYAAAVHAALFGVGRLQPLLDDPEVENIDINGCDQVFVGYADGREVTGEPVAETDEELIELIQVLGAYSGLSSRPFDSANPQLDLRLPDGSRLSAVMDVARRPALSIRRARMGKVFMSDLVGNGTLTPDVAHFLACAVRARKNIMIAGATNAGKTTLLRALANEIPPHERLITVERALELGLDTFADLHPNVVAFEERLPNSEGQGAIAMAELVRRSLRMNPSRVIVGEVLGDEIVTMLNAMSQGNDGSLSTIHANSSSEVFNRISTYALQAAERLPIEASQMLVAGAVNFVVFIQRRNTYQTGGKLQRVVTSVREVNGVDGRVLSSEVFAETPDGRVVAHAPVSCLDDLVAYGYRPAGQWG; via the coding sequence GTGAGCGCGGTCGACCACCAGCTGGTCAAGCGGTTCCGGCAGGACGCGGGCGACCGCATCGCCGAACAGCGCCGCCTCGACCAGGTCTCCGGCGTCACCCCGATGTCGAACGAGGACGAGCGGCAGTACGCCCGCGCCGTCATCGCGCAGATCCTGGAGGAGTACGCCCGTACGGAGATCAACTCCGGGCGCACGCCCCTGGACGCGGAGACCGAGGAGCAGTACGCGGCCGCCGTGCACGCCGCGCTCTTCGGCGTCGGCAGGCTCCAGCCGCTGCTCGACGACCCCGAGGTCGAGAACATCGACATCAACGGCTGCGACCAGGTCTTCGTCGGATACGCCGACGGACGCGAGGTCACCGGGGAGCCCGTCGCCGAGACCGACGAGGAGCTGATCGAGCTCATCCAGGTGCTCGGCGCCTACTCCGGTCTGTCGTCGCGCCCCTTCGACTCCGCCAACCCTCAGCTCGACCTGCGCCTTCCCGACGGGTCCCGGCTCTCGGCCGTCATGGACGTGGCCCGGCGGCCCGCCCTGTCGATCCGCCGCGCGCGCATGGGCAAGGTGTTCATGTCCGACCTCGTCGGCAACGGCACGCTCACGCCCGACGTCGCGCACTTCCTGGCCTGTGCCGTGCGGGCGCGCAAGAACATCATGATCGCGGGCGCCACCAACGCGGGGAAGACGACGCTCCTGCGCGCGCTCGCCAACGAGATCCCGCCGCACGAGCGCCTCATCACCGTCGAACGCGCCCTGGAACTCGGCCTCGACACCTTCGCCGACCTGCACCCGAACGTGGTGGCCTTCGAGGAGCGCCTGCCCAACTCCGAGGGCCAGGGCGCCATCGCCATGGCCGAGCTGGTGCGCCGCTCGCTGCGCATGAACCCCTCGCGCGTCATCGTCGGCGAGGTCCTCGGCGACGAGATCGTCACCATGCTCAACGCGATGTCGCAGGGCAACGACGGCTCCTTGTCCACGATCCACGCCAACAGCTCCAGCGAGGTCTTCAACAGGATCTCCACGTACGCGCTCCAGGCCGCCGAGCGGCTGCCGATCGAGGCGAGCCAGATGCTCGTCGCGGGCGCGGTGAACTTCGTCGTCTTCATCCAGCGGCGCAACACCTACCAGACCGGCGGCAAGTTGCAGCGCGTGGTGACCTCCGTCCGCGAGGTCAACGGCGTCGACGGCCGGGTCCTGTCCAGCGAGGTGTTCGCGGAGACCCCGGACGGGCGCGTCGTCGCGCACGCCCCGGTCTCCTGCCTGGACGACCTCGTCGCATACGGCTACCGGCCTGCCGGACAGTGGGGGTGA
- a CDS encoding type II secretion system F family protein: MGGLFSLTVLYGLGCGVAVGGGLALLVVALRGLPAKPEHEKRQASERMSELIRFAGQRGSLAVGVGLVVLLLTRWAVAGIASGILVFFWDKLFGGAAEERAQMKRVEALAAWTESLRDTIAGAVGLEQAIPASARAAAPVLRPHLDALVDRLRARTPLPDALQVLADEIDDASADIIVAALILNARLRGPGLRQVLGALAKSAREEVDMRQRVMAQRASTRRSVQIVVAVSIAFVLGLSIFNREFVSPYGTAVGQLVLACVCGLFALGFWWLRKLSTVDTPDRFLVRDERGVQFVRPRTAGGEGGSGHAQTLPPHANTPTEEVRR; encoded by the coding sequence ATGGGTGGTCTGTTCTCGCTGACCGTGCTCTACGGCCTCGGCTGCGGCGTTGCCGTCGGCGGTGGGCTCGCCCTGCTCGTCGTCGCCCTTCGCGGCCTGCCCGCCAAGCCGGAGCACGAGAAGCGGCAGGCCAGCGAGCGGATGAGCGAACTCATCCGGTTCGCAGGGCAGCGCGGCTCGCTCGCGGTCGGCGTCGGCCTGGTCGTGCTGCTGCTCACGCGGTGGGCGGTGGCGGGCATCGCCTCCGGCATCCTCGTCTTCTTCTGGGACAAGCTGTTCGGCGGGGCCGCCGAGGAGCGCGCGCAGATGAAGCGGGTCGAGGCGCTCGCCGCCTGGACCGAGTCGCTGCGCGACACCATCGCGGGCGCGGTCGGTCTGGAGCAGGCCATCCCGGCCTCCGCGCGGGCCGCGGCGCCGGTGCTCAGGCCGCATCTGGACGCGCTCGTGGACCGGCTGCGCGCGCGGACGCCGCTGCCGGACGCGCTCCAGGTGCTCGCCGACGAGATCGACGACGCCTCCGCCGACATCATCGTCGCCGCGCTGATCCTCAACGCCCGCCTGCGCGGCCCGGGTCTGCGCCAGGTCCTCGGCGCGCTCGCCAAGTCGGCGCGCGAGGAGGTCGACATGCGACAGCGCGTGATGGCGCAGCGCGCGTCCACGCGCCGCTCCGTGCAGATCGTCGTCGCCGTCTCGATCGCCTTCGTCCTGGGGCTCTCGATCTTCAACCGCGAGTTCGTCTCGCCGTACGGCACGGCCGTCGGCCAGCTCGTCCTCGCCTGTGTGTGCGGCCTGTTCGCGCTCGGCTTCTGGTGGCTGCGCAAGCTGTCGACGGTCGACACGCCGGACCGGTTCCTCGTCCGTGACGAGCGGGGCGTGCAGTTCGTGCGCCCCAGGACCGCGGGCGGTGAGGGCGGCTCCGGCCACGCCCAGACGCTGCCGCCGCACGCGAACACGCCCACCGAGGAGGTACGCCGATGA
- a CDS encoding type II secretion system F family protein, translated as MSLTLPILVGATLGLGVFALVRALMPSKRSAVATVARIDAMRARGAAYESTHRTADADDTGRLGTLRARVGARVAEFYVQQGWELRSLRADLAVLDRGWEKFLATKVLLAAAGVFFGPFLFAVVFTLGFGRSPIIPVWLALMFGVLFFFLPDLEVRRDAQEKRRDLRRVIGAYLDLVSMSLAGGRGLPEALMAAAEVSDGWATQRIRNALADARITGISQWQALGSLGEELGVEELKDLSASLALVADDGAKVRESLASRAETMRHRELAEIEGSAGEKSQSMLVAQLLLCAGFLVFLIFPAAMRVFQV; from the coding sequence ATGAGCCTGACCCTGCCGATCCTCGTCGGCGCCACGCTCGGCCTCGGCGTCTTCGCCCTGGTCCGGGCGCTGATGCCGAGCAAGCGCAGCGCCGTCGCCACCGTCGCCCGGATCGACGCGATGCGGGCGCGCGGTGCCGCGTACGAGTCCACGCACCGCACGGCGGACGCGGACGACACGGGGCGCCTCGGCACGCTGCGCGCGCGGGTGGGCGCCCGGGTCGCCGAGTTCTACGTCCAGCAGGGCTGGGAACTGCGGTCCCTGCGGGCCGACCTGGCGGTGCTCGACCGCGGCTGGGAGAAGTTCCTCGCGACGAAGGTGCTGCTCGCGGCGGCGGGCGTGTTCTTCGGCCCGTTCCTGTTCGCCGTCGTCTTCACGCTCGGCTTCGGCCGCAGCCCGATCATCCCGGTCTGGCTGGCCCTGATGTTCGGGGTGCTCTTCTTCTTCCTGCCGGACCTGGAGGTGCGGCGGGACGCGCAGGAGAAGCGGCGCGACCTGCGCCGGGTGATCGGCGCCTATCTGGACCTGGTGTCCATGAGCCTGGCGGGCGGCCGCGGTCTGCCCGAGGCGCTCATGGCCGCCGCCGAGGTCTCCGACGGCTGGGCGACGCAGCGCATCAGGAACGCGCTCGCGGACGCCCGCATCACCGGCATCAGCCAGTGGCAGGCGCTCGGTTCGCTCGGCGAGGAGCTGGGCGTCGAAGAGCTCAAGGACCTCTCCGCGTCGCTCGCGCTCGTGGCCGACGACGGCGCGAAGGTGCGCGAGTCGCTCGCCTCGCGCGCCGAGACGATGCGCCACCGCGAACTCGCCGAGATCGAGGGCAGCGCGGGCGAGAAGTCCCAGTCGATGCTCGTGGCCCAGCTGCTGCTGTGCGCGGGGTTCCTGGTCTTCCTCATCTTCCCGGCGGCGATGCGCGTGTTCCAGGTCTGA
- a CDS encoding TadE/TadG family type IV pilus assembly protein — protein MPGCVRRRVEAASARGESGMTAIEFVLLTPVLFFMIFATVQFALYFFADHVAQAAAQAGARTARATADENPGGWRGEANDVVEDYISQLGPELVLGPDVKMVQPEQNTVGVEITAHVPSVFPGLDLTVHARSAGPVERFVEEGG, from the coding sequence ATGCCCGGATGCGTACGCCGTCGGGTGGAGGCCGCCTCCGCCCGGGGCGAGTCCGGCATGACCGCGATCGAGTTCGTGCTGCTCACCCCGGTGCTGTTCTTCATGATCTTCGCGACGGTGCAGTTCGCGCTCTACTTCTTCGCCGACCACGTCGCCCAGGCCGCGGCCCAGGCGGGCGCGCGCACGGCCCGGGCCACGGCCGACGAGAACCCGGGCGGCTGGCGCGGCGAGGCGAACGACGTCGTCGAGGACTACATCAGTCAACTGGGCCCGGAGCTGGTGCTCGGCCCCGACGTCAAGATGGTCCAACCCGAGCAGAACACGGTCGGCGTGGAGATCACCGCCCATGTGCCGTCGGTCTTCCCCGGCCTCGATCTGACCGTGCACGCGCGGTCGGCGGGTCCCGTGGAGCGGTTCGTGGAGGAGGGCGGATGA
- a CDS encoding TadE/TadG family type IV pilus assembly protein, with translation MRRPAPDSGLSTVEVVILAPVMILFILVLVAFGQLVDGRGALDGAARDAARAGSIQKDRGTAMTEARRAATANLADVCSGPVSVVQKSAGFRPDSLFTVEVSCEVRGLGMLGLDVPTTLKSTFSSPLDPLRRAET, from the coding sequence ATGAGACGGCCCGCGCCGGACAGCGGCCTGTCCACGGTCGAAGTCGTCATCCTCGCGCCCGTGATGATCCTGTTCATCCTCGTCCTGGTGGCCTTCGGCCAGCTCGTCGACGGGCGCGGCGCCCTCGACGGCGCGGCCCGTGACGCGGCCCGCGCCGGGTCCATCCAGAAGGACCGGGGCACGGCCATGACCGAGGCGCGCAGGGCCGCGACGGCGAACCTGGCGGACGTCTGCTCGGGCCCGGTGAGCGTCGTGCAGAAGAGCGCGGGCTTCCGGCCCGACTCCCTCTTCACGGTCGAAGTGAGCTGTGAGGTACGGGGACTCGGGATGCTCGGCCTCGACGTGCCGACCACGCTGAAGTCCACGTTCAGCTCGCCGCTCGATCCGCTGCGGAGGGCCGAGACATGA
- a CDS encoding pilus assembly protein TadG-related protein produces MSGALVVRARAWLDARRARLDDRGSGAGAVIVFAIVFLTLAAFVIDGGMSISKRERAADIAEQAARYAAQDIDREGLYAGEEAPIRYENCGARVQKFAREMGLRGADVAATHCVSADAEQVEVEVQMTYSPVFTGMFYGGDVVVHGRATAENQVG; encoded by the coding sequence ATGAGCGGTGCCCTCGTGGTGCGGGCACGGGCCTGGCTGGATGCCCGCCGCGCCCGCCTGGACGACCGGGGTTCGGGCGCGGGCGCGGTCATCGTCTTCGCGATCGTCTTCCTGACCCTCGCCGCGTTCGTGATCGACGGCGGCATGTCCATCTCCAAGCGCGAACGCGCCGCGGACATCGCGGAACAGGCCGCGCGCTACGCCGCACAGGACATCGACCGCGAGGGCCTCTACGCGGGCGAGGAAGCACCCATCCGCTACGAGAACTGCGGGGCCCGGGTGCAGAAGTTCGCCCGCGAGATGGGCCTGCGCGGCGCGGATGTGGCGGCCACGCACTGCGTCAGCGCCGACGCCGAGCAGGTGGAGGTCGAGGTGCAGATGACGTACAGCCCGGTCTTCACCGGCATGTTCTACGGCGGCGACGTCGTGGTCCACGGCCGGGCGACGGCGGAGAACCAGGTCGGGTGA